In the Gorilla gorilla gorilla isolate KB3781 chromosome 1, NHGRI_mGorGor1-v2.1_pri, whole genome shotgun sequence genome, TGGGCCTGATCTACCCAGCAAGCCCCGGCTGTTACCACCTCCTGCCATATACCGTCCGTGCCATGGAGAAGCTCGTGCGAGTGATAGACCAGGAGATGCAGGCCATCGGGGGCCAGAAAGTCAACATGCCCAGCCTCAGCCCGGCAGAGCTCTGGCAAGCCACCAACCGGTGGGACTTGATGGGCAAAGAGCTGCTAAGACTTAGAGACAGGCATGGCAAGGAATACTGCTTAGGACCAACTCACGAGGAAGCCATTACGGCCTTAATTGCCTCCCAGAAGAAACTGTCCTACAAGCAGCTTCCCTTCCTGCTGTACCAAGTGACAAGGAAGTTTCGGGATGAGCCCAGGCCCCGCTTTGGTCTTCTCCGTGGCCGAGAGTTTTACATGAAGGATATGTACACCTTTGACTCCTCCCCAGAGGCTGCCCAGCAGACCTACAGCCTGGTGTGTGATGCCTATTGCAGCCTGTTCAACAAGCTAAGGCTGCCATTTGTCAAGGTCCAGGCCGATGTGGGCACCATCgggggcacagtgtctcatgagTTCCAGCTCCCAGTGGATATTGGAGAGGACCGGCTTGCCATCTGTCCCCGCTGCAGCTTCTCAGCCAACATGGAGACACTAGACTTGTCACAAATGAACTGCCCTGCTTGCCAGGGCCCATTGACTAAAACCAAAGGCATTGAGGTGGGGCACACATTTTACCTGGGTACCAAGTACTCATCCATTTTCAATGCCCAGTTTACCAATGTCTGTGGCAAACCAACCCTGGCTGAAATGGGGTGCTATGGCTTGGGTGTGACACGGATCTTGGCTGCTGCCATTGAAGTCCTCTCTACAGAAGACTGTGTCCGCTGGCCCAGCCTACTGGCCCCTTACCAAGCCTGCCTCATCCCCCCTAAGAAGGGCAGTAAGGAGCAGGCGGCCTCCGAGCTCATAGGGCAGCTGTACGACCACATCACAGAGGCAGTGCCTCAGCTTCACGGGGAGGTGCTCCTGGACGACAGGACCCATCTGACCATCGGAAACAGACTGAAAGATGCCAACAAGTTTGGCTACCCCTTTGTGATAATCGCTGGCAAGAGGGCCCTGGAGGACCCTGCACATTTTGAGGTTTGGTGTCAGAACACTGGTGAGGTGGCCTTCCTCACCAAAGATGGAGTCATGGATTTACTGACCCAAGTGCAGACTGTCTAAATGCCCCcagcccacccctgcccccatttGCAGCCTTGGTGTTCGTTCTAACACTGCATTTTCCTACACCCCTTTCCTGGACTGCTCTCTCCAGAAACAGCACAGCTCATGGAGGGTGAGATCATGTTAGGGAAACCAATTTTTATCTAGTCATTTGTTcagattatttgtatttaaagtcATTAACTTGATCCCTTTCTCCAGACTGGCCATGCCGCCATATACCTTTCCTTTTGTATTCCATTGTGGAAGCTTCTAGGAGGCTGAGAAGCAGGAGATCCAAGCTCCAGTCCTGGGTGTTACCCTGAGGGGGGAAGTCACTTCCCTTCTCTCAGCTGAGTTTTTCACGTGTAAGATGAGAATGGCTGATGGCTGAGAGCCCACCAACCTTCCCCACCCCGTATCAGTTTGACCACGGGCCTTTTGCTACATTCTGTCCAGAGAGCAGGCCTGCCAGCCCCTCTCCACTGAGAAGTTGGGCTGAGAGTATGGGGAAAAGAATCAAGAGACCTGACTGCCGCCAACTCACTAGTGACTTAGATACATCCCCTCCCCCtgctggggcctcagtttccccatctgtaacttGAGAAAATGGAACTAGATCTGTAAAGTCTGGAACTAGATCTGTAACGTCCTTATAGGCGTCACTAGGGGGTTCCATGAGAGGTGTGTGACAGGCAGTCTGATTCCTCTCATTCTCCATAGTCTGTTTCCTGGAAAGTCGATGTAATTAACTGATGGCCCAAAAACTACCTCAAGAGACCTGGCCCTGTTAAGACGGCTTAACCACTGAGATCCCGTTCTATTGATTTAATAAAGTCAAACTATTGGAATGGGCCTTGCACATTAATTTGAAACAATGATAACATCTGCCATTTTAACAGTGCAACAGCTTCctactccttttctttcctttttgactGTTCCCACACACCCCACCCCTAACATAAAAAATCAGGTGGTTAGGAAAATGTGGTTTAAGCCATTTCTTCCCCCAAGTATCGGGGCAGCAGGCTTCAACTGCCACAGTGACCTTATCCTAGGTGCAGAGTTGGATCCTAGAGCCAAGATTGGGTGAATATTAAGAGCTGGTCTCTTGTGTCCTTAATGTAGAAGCtggttttaaaggaaaaaaaagctacTCTCTGCCTGAATTGTATGGAAAGATGGAGCAAGCTTGAACTACCCTAGCAATGCCAACTACTTTCATTGCTCCTGCATCCTAGATAAGGAACATAACCAAGTTTTCCATCCTTGGCCCCCTAGGGTCTCTACATGTCCATATCTGACAAGAATCTATGAAGACCAAGCTCAAAGCCAGCACCTCCTAAAAAGCTGCCTGGCAGCTCTGAATAGTGGTTTTCCTTCTGCCTCCCACAGCACAGATCACATCCCTTCTTGTTTTGTGCATACACAGTTCATTGTACAGTGGTCCTGCCTCTTGTTGATGGTGAGCTCCCTGAGGCCAGGCCCCTGAGCTAATTCCCAGTGCACTGCAGTTCTTATTTTGGCCAGTGGTTCCACCTGCTAAACAGCCTCCAGGCAGCTTATTACTGGTAGAGCAACCCTGCCTGCCTCTACATAGCATCAggcttcctgtttttgtttttgtttttgttttttgagacagagttttgctcttgttgcccaggctggagtgcaatggcgcagtctcggctcaccacaacctccgcctcccaggttcaagcaatactcctgcctcagcctcccgagtagctgggattacaggcatgcgccaccacacctggctaattttgtatttttagtagagacagggtttctccgtgttggtcaggctggtctccaactcccgacctcaggtgatctgcctgcctcggcctcccaaagtggtgggattacaggcttgagccaccatgcccggacagcATCAGGTTTTCTAATGAATGTGTAGCCAAGCCCTACTAGCTCCCAGCCCTGCCATTGGAGCTCCGGGCCCAGGATTCCTTTGGAATACTTCGGATTTTCAGGCTAGGAGACGTGCATTCTGAGAGCAAACCTAGTAAGGCTAGATTACAAGGCAGAGGATCTTACCcttgcacattggaatcacctgggtcCCATGCAGAGGGTCTGGTTACATGTAGGGTGTGGCCTGGGCATTGGGAAGTTTAAAGCTTCCCAGCTGATTGTAATGTGCAGTCAAAGTCAATTGAGAGCACCTGGTGCAAGAGCTGCCTCCTCTGGGTCCACTTTGTAGCTGGGCATTTCTTTTAGTAATTTCAGTTGTTCATTATCAGACTGATGTGCGCACTCTGCTTTTAATGGGCTGGCCATTTATTTGTTGAGGATCTGCCATATGCCACTGTGGTGTgaggcactttaaaaaaaaattttttttaaatagtggcacggcactttttgttttctttaatcagAAAAATAAGCCCTGCGCTTCTGGGATGGAGGCCCCAGGTGAGTACCGGAGgaaggggctggggtgggtggggagcgAGGGGGCCTAGAGGCCAAAGCAGATGCTGCACCAGAGGCTGGTCAGGACCCGGGAGGGCCTGCGGGGGTGGGGTCCTCGTGAGCAAGTGTGGGGGGCTGGAGGTCAgcagctgcctggcctgggagccAGGGACACCCATCCCCTTCCTGACACCTGAGGCGGCCCAGCTGGGCAAGACCAGGCCTGCAGGACCAGGGCCTTCTGTCACTCGGCACAGGGGTCCAGGTGGTCAACGCTGCTCTCTGGAGGACCACTGGCTAGAGCCTGCCCAGCTTCCCTGAGGTCTGGAGACAGTCAGAGCCCCCCTCAAACACCCCCTCCCTTTTGGGCTAGTGGCGTGCCTCGGACTCCAGAAGACTCGAGTGGGGCTGCCTCGAGACCAGGTCCTGAGGGGGTGGCAACCCCTGACCACAGGTGGGGGCCGTGGAAGGGGCAGGGATGGGCCCAGGGGTAGCCTTGTAGTGTGAGGTGTGCCCGACTGCATGTAGCTCAACAGCCAGACGGGACGCTGCAGGGGACTGTGGGGAAGCCGGGAGAAGGTGCTGCCCACCCTATGGGGTCCCCCTTGCCTGGAGACCCTGCGGGCAACCCTTCAGTGCATGCCCACGGGGGTGGTGGAGGCAGAGTCCTGAGAGGTGAGGGTGGGAGCCTCCGGGTCCCCTGCAGGTCGTGACCCACCGGATGGGTCCGTGTGCCCCCTATAGCTTGGGGGCCCTGGAGGTGGACACCAGCACCTCCTGACTACCAGGGGGAGGGCCTGGACTGAAACCCACACCTTCACCATTCGCCACTGGGCCATTCTGCAGGAACTGCAGCACCCCACAGATCCTTCATGCCCAGCACGCCACTCACTCTCACACCCTCTctcgcacgcgcacacacacagcacGCACACACCAGGTTCACGCGCTCCGCACAGGTGGCACGCCAGGGGCAAGCATGCACGTAGACTCAGAGATGCAGGGACAGTATTGGCAATTCAGAGGCACAGAAAGACGCTGAGGGGCCCCCAGCAAGGTCCCCGCCCTCGGGGGCTGTGTTCCCCAGGGCACGCACACCACAGGCAGCAACGCGGGTGGGGGCACTGTGACGCCAGTCGGGGGAGAGGGAGCATAGCGGGGCGGCAGGCAGATGCGGGTTCATCTCTCCTGTTGTGGTGAGCCTCAGCCTGATCACAGCACTTAGGGGCTCCCGCCTCTGGCCAAGCCTCAATTTCCAACGACAAACAGCCCAGCCCTGTCTAGACAAGGCCTCAGGCTAGTCTGGCAAAGCATCTCCAGCCCAAAGGGCAAGGCAGCCTTGGCCCTCCAGGCCCTGCCAGGGTGCAGATCACACTGGAGTGGGCTGGAAAACCCATATGGGGTGGTGCCTGCAGGCAtcagaaaaaatttttatttacttttattttttagggatggggcctcgctatgttgctcaggcaacaggtttcgaactcctgggctcaagcaatcctgcctcagcctcctgagtagcttgggactacaggtgtgcaccacccatggtggctaatttttttttttttttttaagagacaggatctcgctcactttgttgcccaggctggtctccaactcctgacttcaagcgatcctcctgcctcggcctcccaaagtgctgggattacaggtgtgagccaccgcacctggccactgttAGGCACTTCTATATACCATTTTCAGATTTCACAATTGTGCAAGGCAGATGCtgttatctcattttacagatgaggaagcatgAGGATCTATTTCAGCAACTTACCCAAGGATGCACAGCTATTATGATCACAGCTAGATTGCAGGCACTGGCCAAAAACTGTCCTTCTCACCACACTGCTTAGCCTCTGCAAAAGtgatttcaataaataaaactaaattatgtATATCTCTCTAACCAAGTTAGCCTAAAGTATGCGAGAAATTCGGATTCATGCAAATGGGtgctttaaatgtatatatattttttaagagacagggtttttacctgggagcagtggctcaagcctgatatcccagcactttgggaggctgaggccggcagatcacttgagcccaagagttcaagaccagcctggacgacataacccaggcatggtggcacacacctgtagtcccagctacttgggaggctgaggtgggaggatcgcttgagcccaggaggtggaggttgcagtgagctgagatggcaccactacactccagcctgggcgacagagccagaccctgcctcaaaaaataaagagaggcggagttcttgctatgttgttcaggctggacttaacccctgggcttaagcaatccttcaaattcagcctcccaagtagtgtgCCACTTTggctaaaaaatttttatttttattttttggccaaataattttttaactttaaatatatGCCCCATAAGCTTGCTTGTTTATGGGAGGTTAGCCTAATGTAAGCACTTTTAAAAACCAGATTCCAGGAATAGAGAGCCAGttaattttacttttgattaaTGTTCAAGGCCTAGACTGAATTGAGGATGATATAGAATCCTGGAGCTTTAGAGTTTAGGTAAACTTGAAGCTGGCCTTGGCTCTCAGCTGGGAAGTGGGCCTGGAGCAGGAATGAACCTGCCACATGTCATCTGACTCGCAAGACACCCGAGGACAGGACAGGCGCCACTCCTCTCGGGTTGGTCCTGCTGAGTGAAGAGAAGACTGGCTGGATCAACCTTTGAGCTGCCAAAGCTGTGTAAGTTCGTGAAACAGGTGCCCATTCTCTTTATTTTACAATAGGGAGAGAAATACAGGGAGGACatcaatttgcccaaggtcaggcTGAATGAAACCCAAGTGTCCTGATCAGGAAGCCAGTGTTTCTTCTAGTAGCCAGGGGCAGTGTGATTTGGCGAAAAGATCAGAACCTTGAAGAGACATAATCCTAGATTCACTTACTGGGGATGTGGCCTCAGACAAATTACTTGCCCTGTGTGCCTCTCAGATTCTCCATCGGTGAGACACTCGTGCTAACGGTACCCACCTTGTAGGTGGTTTGGGGGTTGACCAAGCTCACTTATATGAAATGCTTAATTACCCCTTAGTCTGCATTCAGAGACACTTCCCTTACACCAGATGACTTAGGAAATCCCCCCACTGGGAGCTCAGGTTCTGCCGTTAACTTTGTTATCTCAAGACCTGATCTTG is a window encoding:
- the PARS2 gene encoding probable proline--tRNA ligase, mitochondrial; amino-acid sequence: MEGLLTRCRALPALATCSRQLSGYVPCRFHHCAPRRGRRLLLSRVFQPQNLREDRVLSLQDKSDDLTCKSQRLMLQVGLIYPASPGCYHLLPYTVRAMEKLVRVIDQEMQAIGGQKVNMPSLSPAELWQATNRWDLMGKELLRLRDRHGKEYCLGPTHEEAITALIASQKKLSYKQLPFLLYQVTRKFRDEPRPRFGLLRGREFYMKDMYTFDSSPEAAQQTYSLVCDAYCSLFNKLRLPFVKVQADVGTIGGTVSHEFQLPVDIGEDRLAICPRCSFSANMETLDLSQMNCPACQGPLTKTKGIEVGHTFYLGTKYSSIFNAQFTNVCGKPTLAEMGCYGLGVTRILAAAIEVLSTEDCVRWPSLLAPYQACLIPPKKGSKEQAASELIGQLYDHITEAVPQLHGEVLLDDRTHLTIGNRLKDANKFGYPFVIIAGKRALEDPAHFEVWCQNTGEVAFLTKDGVMDLLTQVQTV